The Austwickia sp. genome includes a region encoding these proteins:
- a CDS encoding PIN domain-containing protein — protein sequence MTRFLADTNVWLALSIASHRHHRACLEWLDGIDEPGAVVMPRMVQLAVLRLVTTTAVLAPHGRPALTNDEAWAVIDAIAADERVTIEIEEPPLDPAWRSWTRRTTASPNLWMDAYLGAYATTAGYTLATLDAAFAQFQDLAWLNLAPT from the coding sequence GTGACGCGCTTCCTGGCCGACACCAACGTGTGGCTGGCCCTTTCGATCGCCTCCCATCGCCACCACCGTGCTTGCTTGGAATGGCTGGACGGCATCGACGAGCCCGGCGCGGTGGTGATGCCGCGAATGGTGCAGCTCGCCGTGTTGCGCCTGGTCACTACGACCGCCGTACTCGCCCCGCATGGCCGCCCGGCCCTCACCAACGACGAAGCGTGGGCCGTGATCGACGCCATCGCCGCCGACGAACGCGTGACCATCGAGATCGAGGAACCGCCGCTCGATCCGGCGTGGCGATCGTGGACGCGCCGTACGACGGCCTCCCCGAACCTGTGGATGGATGCCTACCTGGGCGCCTACGCCACCACCGCCGGCTACACCTTGGCCACGCTCGACGCAGCCTTCGCCCAGTTCCAGGACTTGGCGTGGCTCAACCTGGCCCCCACGTAG
- a CDS encoding IS1634 family transposase encodes MVFLRKVRTASGATAVQIAERVGGRDKVIEHLGSAHSEAELAVLMQAGRQKMHEGQGELDLGLGERGSREAVVVGQRSRVLIEVVEGAWRQLGFDVVGDEAFFQLVLARLVEPTSKADSVRVLTELGLAAAHRNTFTATLKRCGQRGYRDQIATACFTQAATSGDVSLVLYDVTTLYFEAEHEDDLRKVGFSKERRVDPQIVVGLLVDRAGFPLEIGCYEGNKAETTTIVPIVKGFQARHNLSDMVVVADAGMLSAGNLKGLDEAGLRFIVGSRVTKAPADLASHFRWHGDAFTDGQLIDTITARVATAAARCVNDSSQRPEPVWDPAVHTRSWRAVWAYSRKRATRDGHTMRLQENRARAVVAGEKAARTPRFVTTKNGTQSLDEASLARARRLVGLKGYVTNIPTNVMPAAEVIASYHDLWQVEASFRMSKADLRARPIFHHNRDAIEAHLTIVFTALAVARHLQNSTGMSIKKIIQTLRPLRDVTIAIAGQTITAHPAIPDDIQAVIHKATH; translated from the coding sequence GTGGTGTTCCTGCGGAAGGTGCGGACGGCGTCGGGAGCGACGGCGGTGCAGATCGCTGAGCGTGTTGGCGGGCGGGACAAGGTGATCGAGCATCTTGGGTCGGCGCATTCGGAGGCTGAGCTGGCGGTGTTGATGCAGGCCGGCCGCCAGAAGATGCATGAGGGCCAGGGCGAGCTGGATCTGGGCCTGGGAGAGCGCGGTTCGCGTGAGGCGGTCGTGGTCGGGCAACGCTCGCGGGTCCTGATCGAGGTGGTTGAGGGAGCTTGGCGACAGCTCGGGTTCGACGTTGTCGGGGACGAGGCGTTCTTCCAGCTGGTGCTCGCGCGCCTGGTGGAGCCGACCAGTAAGGCCGATTCGGTGCGGGTGCTGACCGAACTGGGATTGGCTGCGGCGCACCGCAACACGTTCACCGCGACGTTGAAGCGGTGTGGGCAGCGCGGATACCGCGACCAGATCGCGACCGCCTGCTTCACCCAGGCCGCCACCAGTGGGGACGTGTCCTTGGTGCTGTACGACGTGACGACCCTCTACTTCGAGGCGGAGCACGAGGATGACCTGCGCAAGGTCGGTTTCTCCAAAGAACGCCGGGTCGATCCTCAGATCGTCGTCGGGTTGTTGGTCGACCGGGCCGGGTTTCCCCTAGAGATTGGGTGCTACGAAGGCAACAAGGCAGAGACGACCACGATCGTCCCGATCGTCAAGGGGTTCCAGGCCCGGCACAACCTGAGCGACATGGTGGTCGTCGCTGACGCCGGGATGCTGTCAGCGGGCAACTTGAAGGGCCTCGACGAGGCCGGACTGCGGTTCATCGTCGGGTCCCGGGTCACCAAGGCCCCAGCTGATCTGGCCTCGCATTTCCGGTGGCACGGAGACGCGTTCACCGACGGGCAGCTCATCGACACGATCACCGCGCGCGTGGCCACCGCCGCCGCGCGTTGCGTCAATGACAGCTCCCAGCGGCCCGAGCCGGTGTGGGACCCGGCAGTCCACACCCGCTCATGGCGTGCGGTGTGGGCGTACTCCCGCAAACGAGCCACCCGCGACGGGCACACCATGAGGCTGCAGGAAAACCGCGCCCGGGCCGTCGTCGCCGGCGAGAAGGCCGCGCGCACACCACGATTCGTCACCACGAAGAACGGCACCCAGTCCTTGGACGAGGCGTCCCTGGCTCGAGCCCGACGCCTCGTGGGCTTGAAAGGGTACGTGACGAACATCCCCACCAACGTCATGCCCGCGGCCGAAGTCATCGCCAGCTACCACGACCTGTGGCAGGTCGAAGCCTCGTTCCGGATGAGCAAGGCCGACCTGCGAGCCCGCCCCATCTTCCACCACAACCGCGACGCCATCGAGGCCCACCTGACCATCGTCTTCACCGCCCTGGCAGTGGCCCGCCACCTCCAGAACAGCACAGGGATGAGTATCAAGAAGATCATCCAGACCCTGCGACCCCTGCGCGATGTGACCATCGCCATCGCTGGCCAGACCATCACCGCCCATCCCGCGATCCCCGACGACATCCAAGCCGTCATCCACAAGGCGACCCACTAA
- a CDS encoding helix-turn-helix transcriptional regulator, with protein sequence MQDLAVIDDSAVAAVVLDPTRARILAELAEPGSATTVAAALSLPRQRVNYHLRALEDAGLVSQVATRARRGLTERLVQATAASYVVAPPNVGRDLADPARLGRLSARYLIALASRIVREVAALSRRADEAGRPLATLALDVDIRFGSAADRANFTRELTEAVTALASRYHDESAPAGRWHRLILAAHPRPRTESTHE encoded by the coding sequence GTGCAGGATCTCGCGGTCATCGACGACTCGGCTGTGGCGGCCGTCGTCCTCGACCCCACTCGAGCCCGGATCCTTGCCGAGCTTGCCGAACCGGGCTCCGCGACAACCGTGGCCGCCGCGCTCAGCCTCCCTCGCCAGCGGGTCAACTACCACCTGCGCGCCCTGGAGGACGCCGGTCTCGTGAGCCAGGTGGCGACGCGGGCCCGACGCGGGCTCACAGAGCGACTGGTCCAGGCCACGGCCGCCAGCTATGTCGTCGCCCCGCCCAACGTCGGGCGCGACCTGGCCGACCCCGCGCGGCTCGGCAGGCTCTCGGCCCGCTACCTCATTGCGCTCGCGTCGCGGATCGTCCGCGAGGTGGCCGCGCTGTCTCGCCGCGCCGACGAGGCCGGGCGACCGCTCGCCACGCTGGCGCTCGACGTCGACATTCGATTCGGTAGCGCGGCCGACCGAGCGAACTTCACCCGCGAGCTGACCGAGGCGGTCACGGCCTTGGCCAGTCGCTATCACGACGAGTCAGCACCGGCCGGACGCTGGCACCGCCTCATCCTGGCCGCCCACCCTCGACCCCGGACGGAGTCAACTCATGAGTGA
- the yaaA gene encoding peroxide stress protein YaaA: protein MLTLLAPAKTLDLDSPLPTRRHSQPRLLPETEQLIEILRGKSPEEIGELMGLSPELAELNVARYAAFATPFTARNARPAVLMFAGDVYRGMDAAGRFEARDYTEAQKTLRILSGLYGVLRPLDLIAPYRLEMGTRLATARGDSLYRWWGSRLTDLLAEDLAASPGPAVVVNLASVEYSSAVDLDGLDARVVTPRFEDQGPRGDWKVVSFSAKRARGLMAGWMVQHRVRSVRALSDFDEGGYGLVPELSRPEAPVFRRHRTGG, encoded by the coding sequence GTGCTGACCCTGCTCGCGCCGGCCAAGACGCTGGATCTGGACTCACCGCTGCCGACGCGCCGGCACAGCCAGCCGCGGCTGCTGCCGGAGACGGAGCAGCTGATCGAGATCCTGCGCGGCAAGTCGCCGGAGGAGATCGGCGAGCTGATGGGGCTCTCGCCCGAGTTGGCCGAGCTGAACGTGGCCCGCTACGCCGCGTTCGCGACGCCCTTCACCGCCCGCAACGCGCGGCCCGCAGTGCTGATGTTCGCCGGTGACGTCTATCGGGGCATGGACGCGGCGGGCCGGTTCGAGGCCCGGGACTACACCGAGGCGCAGAAGACGCTCCGGATCCTCTCCGGCCTGTACGGCGTGCTGCGGCCGCTGGACCTCATCGCGCCGTACCGCCTGGAGATGGGCACCCGCCTGGCCACGGCCCGCGGGGATTCGCTTTATCGATGGTGGGGTTCGCGGCTGACCGACCTGCTGGCCGAGGATCTGGCGGCCTCGCCCGGGCCCGCGGTCGTGGTGAACCTGGCGTCGGTGGAGTACAGCTCGGCGGTCGACCTCGACGGACTGGACGCGCGGGTCGTGACGCCGCGGTTCGAGGACCAGGGACCGCGTGGGGACTGGAAGGTGGTTTCGTTCAGCGCCAAGCGGGCGCGGGGGCTGATGGCGGGCTGGATGGTGCAGCACCGGGTGCGCTCGGTGCGGGCCCTGTCTGATTTCGACGAGGGTGGCTATGGACTGGTGCCGGAGCTCTCCCGCCCCGAGGCGCCGGTGTTTCGGCGTCACCGCACCGGCGGCTGA
- a CDS encoding pyruvate dehydrogenase: MNIAEQIVTQLSQAGVRRIYGIVGDSLNPIVDAVRRTGGSAKGGIDWVHVRHEEAAAFAAAADAQLTGGLAVCAGSCGPGNLHLINGLYDANRSGAPVLAIASHIPSPQIGMAYFQETHPDRLFSECSVYSEMVTHPAQSPRVVDSAMKHALAKGGVAVITLPGDVADLEASSPTPAWSPARPATLVPGAETVAEMAGLINAADKVAIFAGIGAGSAREEILALADLIGAPIGHSLRGKDAIQYDNPYDVGMTGLLGYGAAAYGMEDADLLLLLGTDFPYDQFLPDVKTVQVDREAARIGRRTAVDLAVHGDLQPTLAALLPQVTRKKNRTFLDKTLKRHEKLMTSTVGAYTKKPKKDAPLHPELVAATLDSLLAEDAIVTADTGMCNVWTARYVTPNGRRRLIGSFLHGSMANALPHAIGAQFAYPQRQVVSVSGDGGLSMLLGELITVATYRLPLTVVVFNNSTLGMVKLEMLVEGLPDYGVDVPAADYRGVAQALGFHSARVSEPGEIEPALRAALEHRGPALVEVLTDPNALSLPPQVTGEQMIGFATAMSKVVMNGGAAEVVAMASSNLRNIPRGFKL, translated from the coding sequence ATGAACATCGCCGAACAGATCGTCACCCAGCTCAGCCAGGCAGGGGTGCGGCGCATCTACGGGATCGTCGGGGACTCACTCAACCCGATCGTGGACGCCGTACGCCGTACCGGCGGTTCCGCCAAGGGCGGCATCGACTGGGTGCACGTCCGGCACGAGGAGGCCGCGGCGTTCGCGGCCGCCGCCGACGCCCAACTGACGGGCGGGCTGGCGGTCTGCGCCGGTTCCTGCGGGCCCGGCAACCTGCACCTGATCAACGGCCTGTACGACGCGAACCGCTCCGGCGCCCCCGTCCTGGCCATCGCCAGCCACATCCCTAGCCCGCAGATCGGCATGGCCTACTTCCAGGAGACCCACCCGGACCGGCTCTTCAGCGAGTGCAGCGTCTACTCCGAGATGGTGACCCATCCGGCGCAGTCCCCGCGGGTCGTCGACTCGGCGATGAAGCACGCGCTCGCCAAGGGCGGCGTCGCGGTCATCACGCTGCCCGGCGACGTGGCGGACCTGGAGGCCAGCTCCCCGACGCCGGCCTGGTCGCCAGCGCGGCCGGCGACCCTGGTGCCGGGCGCCGAGACCGTCGCTGAGATGGCGGGGCTGATCAACGCGGCCGACAAGGTCGCGATCTTCGCCGGGATCGGGGCCGGCAGCGCCCGGGAGGAGATCCTCGCCCTCGCCGACCTCATCGGCGCCCCGATCGGGCACTCGCTGCGGGGGAAGGACGCGATCCAATACGACAACCCGTACGACGTGGGCATGACCGGCCTGCTCGGTTATGGGGCCGCCGCCTACGGCATGGAGGACGCCGACCTGCTCCTGCTGCTCGGCACCGACTTCCCGTACGACCAGTTCCTGCCCGACGTCAAGACCGTGCAGGTCGACCGCGAGGCTGCCCGCATCGGTCGGCGTACCGCCGTCGACCTCGCCGTCCACGGCGACCTGCAGCCGACCCTGGCGGCGCTGCTGCCGCAGGTGACCCGCAAGAAGAACCGCACGTTCCTCGACAAGACGCTGAAGCGGCACGAGAAGCTCATGACGAGCACCGTCGGGGCGTACACGAAGAAGCCGAAGAAGGACGCCCCGCTGCACCCCGAGCTGGTCGCGGCGACGCTGGACAGCCTCCTGGCTGAGGACGCCATCGTCACCGCGGACACCGGCATGTGCAACGTGTGGACCGCCCGGTACGTGACGCCCAACGGCCGGCGCAGGCTGATCGGCTCGTTCCTGCACGGGTCGATGGCCAACGCGTTGCCGCACGCGATCGGCGCCCAGTTCGCCTACCCGCAGCGGCAGGTGGTCTCGGTCTCCGGCGACGGCGGCCTGTCCATGCTGCTGGGCGAGCTGATCACGGTGGCGACGTACCGGCTCCCGCTCACCGTCGTCGTCTTCAACAACTCGACGCTGGGGATGGTCAAGCTGGAGATGCTGGTCGAGGGCCTGCCGGACTACGGGGTGGACGTCCCCGCGGCCGACTATCGCGGCGTCGCGCAGGCCCTGGGCTTCCACAGCGCCCGCGTCAGCGAGCCCGGGGAGATCGAGCCGGCCCTGCGCGCCGCGCTGGAGCACCGCGGGCCGGCGCTGGTCGAGGTGCTCACTGATCCGAACGCCCTGTCGCTGCCGCCGCAGGTGACCGGTGAGCAGATGATCGGGTTCGCCACGGCGATGAGCAAGGTCGTGATGAACGGGGGCGCCGCCGAGGTCGTCGCGATGGCCAGCTCGAACCTGCGCAACATCCCGCGCGGCTTCAAGCTCTGA
- a CDS encoding type II toxin-antitoxin system VapC family toxin → MASADGWAVDTSVAVAALDSGHTAHGPCVAAVRQHRPALAGHAAYELFAVLTRLPGQLAIDAGDAASLIDRVFPEVVWLSAGASATLRARLATIGIIGGAVYDALVGEAARTAGRRLLTRDLRARRTYDLLGVDYEFVGP, encoded by the coding sequence ATGGCCAGCGCTGACGGCTGGGCGGTCGACACCAGCGTCGCGGTCGCGGCGTTGGATTCCGGCCACACGGCGCACGGTCCGTGTGTGGCCGCCGTACGGCAGCACCGTCCGGCCCTGGCCGGGCACGCGGCGTACGAGCTCTTCGCCGTCCTCACCCGACTCCCCGGTCAACTGGCGATCGACGCGGGCGATGCCGCCAGCCTGATCGACCGCGTCTTCCCCGAGGTGGTGTGGCTCTCGGCAGGCGCAAGCGCCACCCTGCGCGCCCGGCTGGCCACGATCGGCATCATCGGCGGCGCCGTCTACGACGCCCTGGTCGGCGAGGCCGCCAGGACCGCCGGCCGACGGCTGCTCACCCGGGACCTTCGGGCGCGCCGGACCTACGACCTGCTGGGTGTGGACTACGAGTTCGTCGGCCCGTGA
- a CDS encoding SRPBCC family protein, which yields MDIADDAPRVVCFTREMAAPAAVVFELIADPAQQPRWDGNNNLGSAAPGQRVRAVGDAFTTLVSGRQMDGSAYPPGPGSRANRPPERVNHVVEFEEGRRIAWRPSEVEQRPPGHLWRWEIVPLGPDRCRVTHTYDWTELDDPARLARARSTTPERLAASVDRLAALAEAAG from the coding sequence ATGGATATTGCCGACGACGCTCCACGCGTCGTGTGCTTCACCCGCGAGATGGCGGCGCCGGCGGCGGTCGTGTTCGAGCTGATCGCCGACCCCGCGCAGCAGCCCCGCTGGGATGGCAACAACAACCTCGGGTCCGCCGCTCCAGGTCAGCGGGTGCGTGCCGTGGGCGACGCCTTCACGACCCTGGTGAGCGGCCGGCAGATGGACGGCAGCGCCTACCCGCCGGGACCAGGTTCGAGGGCGAATCGACCGCCCGAGCGCGTCAATCATGTCGTCGAATTCGAGGAGGGCCGGCGGATCGCCTGGCGCCCTTCAGAGGTCGAACAGCGACCGCCCGGACACCTGTGGCGCTGGGAGATCGTGCCGCTCGGCCCGGACCGCTGCCGCGTGACGCACACCTACGATTGGACCGAGCTGGACGATCCCGCCCGCCTGGCGCGGGCACGCTCCACGACGCCCGAACGGCTCGCGGCGTCGGTGGACCGGCTGGCCGCACTGGCCGAAGCCGCGGGCTGA
- a CDS encoding AbrB/MazE/SpoVT family DNA-binding domain-containing protein translates to MLASLDKAGRVVIPKEARDQLGLGPDAQFEVTVTGDGLLLTPLRRSARRIVEVDGWPVIEAVRGVSVTDADVQRWRDDGQR, encoded by the coding sequence ATGCTGGCATCGCTAGACAAGGCGGGGCGCGTGGTCATCCCCAAGGAGGCCCGCGATCAGCTGGGGCTCGGGCCGGATGCCCAGTTCGAGGTCACCGTGACCGGAGACGGCCTGCTCCTGACCCCGTTGCGCCGGTCCGCGCGGCGGATCGTGGAGGTCGACGGGTGGCCGGTCATTGAAGCCGTCCGGGGCGTGAGCGTGACCGACGCCGACGTTCAGCGCTGGCGAGACGATGGCCAGCGCTGA
- a CDS encoding SRPBCC domain-containing protein, which produces MSDLTTPEGIPQPILHPDPGRREIRMEIEVPGTVEEVWQAIATGPGISSWYVPHTVEERPGGAATARFGPGPEMEVPGRVEVWDPPHRIVFAGVDAAPGLAFEWVVEARGQGSSIVRLVNSGFGTGEPWDDQYDDMIGGWTLFLRNLWLHLRYFPGLVASAAIPMGMWPGNPAASWPDLLKALGLPEAPAIGSRVATYGSGVPPLAGTVLDAGRNSLALLLDEPAPGTGLLAAEGGGDACAVSVWAYLYGADADERAQAHTNAWGAWLATPR; this is translated from the coding sequence ATGAGTGACCTCACCACGCCGGAAGGCATCCCCCAGCCGATCCTTCACCCCGACCCGGGGCGCCGCGAGATCCGGATGGAGATCGAGGTCCCCGGCACGGTGGAGGAGGTGTGGCAGGCCATCGCGACGGGCCCTGGCATTTCGTCCTGGTACGTCCCGCACACCGTCGAGGAGCGCCCCGGCGGTGCGGCGACGGCGCGCTTCGGCCCCGGTCCCGAGATGGAGGTCCCCGGGCGGGTGGAGGTGTGGGACCCGCCGCACCGCATCGTCTTCGCGGGCGTCGACGCCGCGCCGGGGCTGGCCTTCGAGTGGGTGGTCGAGGCCCGCGGTCAGGGCAGTTCCATCGTCCGGCTGGTCAACTCCGGGTTCGGCACGGGCGAGCCGTGGGACGACCAGTACGACGACATGATCGGCGGCTGGACCCTCTTCCTGCGCAACCTCTGGCTGCACCTGCGCTACTTCCCCGGCCTGGTGGCGAGCGCTGCGATTCCGATGGGGATGTGGCCGGGCAACCCCGCGGCGTCGTGGCCGGATCTGCTCAAAGCGCTCGGCCTGCCCGAGGCGCCGGCCATCGGGAGTCGCGTGGCCACGTACGGCTCCGGCGTACCCCCGTTGGCCGGCACAGTTCTCGACGCCGGCCGCAACAGCCTGGCTCTGCTGCTCGACGAGCCGGCACCGGGCACCGGCCTGCTCGCTGCGGAGGGCGGCGGTGACGCCTGCGCCGTGTCGGTGTGGGCCTATCTCTATGGCGCCGATGCCGACGAGCGGGCGCAGGCACACACGAACGCCTGGGGAGCGTGGCTCGCCACCCCGCGGTGA
- a CDS encoding TetR/AcrR family transcriptional regulator yields the protein MTARAEAKSATAERVLTAAATLFPRQGYASTTIPQIAQAAGVSVGTVAWLCQPHLAPG from the coding sequence ATGACCGCGCGCGCCGAGGCCAAGTCCGCCACTGCCGAGCGGGTGCTCACGGCCGCGGCCACGCTGTTCCCGAGGCAGGGTTACGCATCGACTACCATCCCGCAGATCGCCCAGGCGGCCGGCGTCTCCGTCGGCACGGTCGCCTGGCTATGTCAACCCCACTTGGCCCCGGGGTGA
- a CDS encoding DUF2200 domain-containing protein, which yields MAEHRIFRTPFADIYPLYLAKVTRKGRTEDELVTVLTWLTGYDEAGLRHAVAEGTDLRGFFDQAPAMHPNAALITGVICGHRVEDIEDPLMQRIRWMDKLVDELARGKKLASIQRSQPPVR from the coding sequence ATGGCCGAGCACCGCATCTTCCGTACGCCGTTCGCCGACATCTACCCCCTCTATCTGGCGAAGGTGACCCGCAAGGGCCGCACCGAGGACGAGCTGGTCACCGTGCTGACGTGGCTGACCGGCTACGACGAGGCCGGCCTGCGCCACGCCGTCGCCGAGGGGACCGACCTCCGTGGCTTCTTCGACCAGGCGCCGGCGATGCATCCGAACGCCGCCCTGATCACGGGCGTGATTTGCGGGCATCGCGTCGAGGACATCGAGGACCCGCTCATGCAGCGGATCCGCTGGATGGACAAGCTGGTCGACGAGCTGGCCCGCGGAAAGAAGCTCGCGTCGATCCAGCGGAGTCAGCCGCCGGTGCGGTGA
- a CDS encoding alkene reductase, with the protein MSTPFEPVRIGAWELPQRFVMAPLTRNRAGADGVPTDLHVRYYAQRATAGLIITEGTQPSAVGQGYLRTPGVHTTEQVAGWRHVADAVHVAGGRIVVQLMHAGRIAHPDNKGGLESLAPSALRAPGTIVTPSGPQEPALPRALETDEIPGIVAEFVHAARCAVEAGLDGVEIHSANGYLLHQFLAPSSNERTDPYSGSPAGRARLTVEVTRAVAEAIGAERVGLRISPAHNIQGVIEDDPADVAATYGALLDGIADLGLAYLSILAPPDGALTQDLRRRFGGPVILNSGFGSVTTLDDVAAILGRDLADAVAVGRPFLANPDLPTRWRTGAALNEPRQATFYTPGAEGYTDYPTLAAS; encoded by the coding sequence ATGTCCACCCCCTTTGAGCCCGTTCGCATCGGCGCCTGGGAGCTGCCGCAGCGCTTCGTCATGGCGCCGCTGACGCGCAACCGGGCCGGCGCCGACGGCGTACCGACCGACCTGCACGTGCGCTACTACGCCCAGCGCGCCACGGCCGGCCTGATCATCACCGAGGGCACCCAGCCCAGCGCCGTCGGCCAGGGCTACCTGCGCACGCCGGGCGTCCACACCACCGAGCAGGTCGCCGGCTGGCGGCACGTCGCCGACGCGGTGCACGTGGCGGGTGGGCGCATCGTCGTCCAGCTCATGCACGCCGGGCGCATCGCCCACCCGGACAACAAGGGCGGCCTGGAGTCGCTGGCGCCGAGCGCGCTGCGCGCCCCCGGCACGATCGTCACCCCGTCCGGTCCCCAGGAACCGGCCCTGCCGCGGGCCCTGGAGACCGACGAGATCCCGGGCATCGTCGCGGAATTCGTGCACGCCGCCCGGTGCGCCGTCGAGGCGGGTCTGGACGGCGTCGAGATTCACTCGGCGAACGGCTACCTGCTGCACCAGTTCCTCGCGCCGTCCAGCAACGAGCGCACCGACCCGTACAGCGGTTCGCCCGCCGGTCGCGCCCGGCTCACCGTCGAGGTCACCCGGGCCGTCGCCGAGGCGATCGGCGCCGAGCGGGTCGGCCTGCGGATTTCGCCGGCGCACAACATCCAGGGCGTGATCGAGGACGACCCGGCGGATGTGGCGGCGACGTACGGTGCGTTGCTCGACGGGATCGCCGACCTCGGGCTGGCCTACCTGAGCATCCTCGCCCCGCCGGACGGCGCGCTGACCCAGGACCTGCGCCGCCGGTTCGGCGGCCCGGTGATCCTGAACTCCGGCTTCGGCTCGGTGACCACGCTGGACGACGTCGCCGCGATCCTGGGCCGCGACCTGGCGGACGCAGTGGCGGTCGGCCGGCCGTTCCTGGCCAACCCGGACCTCCCGACGCGGTGGCGCACCGGCGCGGCCCTCAACGAGCCGCGACAGGCCACGTTCTACACCCCGGGCGCGGAGGGGTACACGGACTACCCGACGCTGGCGGCCAGCTGA
- a CDS encoding antitoxin, with protein MKTTLELPDDLFRAIKLKAAREDRTIKDVTAELLRRGLASPPPGTSARRTAFPLITCPPGRPTGLAPDEVAATLLQADVDTLAEMEPE; from the coding sequence GTGAAGACGACGCTGGAGTTGCCCGACGACCTCTTCCGGGCGATCAAACTCAAGGCCGCCCGCGAGGACCGGACGATCAAGGACGTCACGGCCGAGCTCCTGCGCCGAGGGCTCGCCAGCCCTCCTCCTGGCACCAGCGCACGACGTACGGCGTTCCCCCTCATCACGTGCCCGCCCGGCCGCCCGACGGGGCTGGCCCCCGACGAGGTCGCGGCGACGCTCCTGCAGGCCGACGTAGACACCCTTGCCGAGATGGAACCGGAGTGA
- a CDS encoding MFS transporter — translation MVYEGARSLYGPVLLSLGASAALVGLVAGAGEAMALVLRLIAGPVADRRGSHWSFTIAGYATTAVCVPLLAVAPALGGLGLAFATAMILLERTGKAVRSPSKSALLAVAARRVGRGSGFGIHKALDQVGAFAGPLLVAGVAAASGGALWPALGWLAIPGAIAMAILLALRARLPDPRADDAPGPANAFGPGPPPAQRVPAGPWWRDMVGAGLPREFFWYAVAAALTTGGLAGFALIAVHLTRDLGVPAAAVPLWYAAAMLVEAVAALGTGRAYDRVGALVLLAVPVLVAAVPIAAFAPTVAAAAAGVGLWGAVSGIQDSTVKALVADLVPTQRLASAYGVFAAIQGALAIVGGLVVGLLLDRSVPALSAVVAVAQLAALILLVRALRLASRGR, via the coding sequence ATGGTGTACGAGGGGGCCCGGTCACTCTACGGCCCCGTCCTGCTCTCCCTCGGCGCGTCGGCCGCGCTGGTTGGATTGGTCGCCGGGGCCGGGGAGGCCATGGCGCTCGTGCTGCGTCTGATCGCCGGGCCCGTAGCGGACCGACGGGGCTCGCACTGGTCGTTCACGATCGCCGGTTACGCGACGACCGCCGTCTGCGTGCCGCTGCTTGCGGTGGCGCCCGCGCTCGGTGGGCTCGGGTTGGCGTTCGCGACGGCCATGATCCTGCTGGAGCGGACTGGCAAGGCGGTGCGCTCGCCGTCGAAGAGCGCGCTCCTCGCGGTCGCGGCGCGCCGGGTCGGCCGCGGCAGCGGTTTCGGGATCCACAAGGCCCTCGACCAGGTGGGGGCCTTCGCGGGACCGCTGCTGGTCGCCGGGGTCGCGGCGGCGTCCGGCGGGGCGCTGTGGCCGGCGCTCGGCTGGCTGGCGATACCGGGCGCGATCGCGATGGCGATCCTGCTCGCGCTGCGGGCGCGGCTGCCGGATCCGCGCGCGGACGACGCGCCTGGACCCGCCAACGCCTTCGGCCCTGGCCCGCCTCCCGCGCAGCGCGTTCCGGCGGGGCCGTGGTGGCGCGACATGGTCGGCGCGGGACTTCCGAGGGAGTTCTTCTGGTACGCCGTAGCCGCCGCGCTCACGACCGGTGGCCTGGCAGGCTTCGCGCTGATCGCGGTGCACCTGACCCGCGACCTCGGCGTGCCCGCCGCGGCGGTGCCGCTCTGGTACGCCGCGGCCATGCTCGTGGAGGCCGTCGCCGCCCTCGGCACGGGCCGGGCGTACGACCGGGTCGGCGCCCTGGTCCTGCTCGCGGTGCCCGTGCTGGTGGCGGCCGTGCCGATCGCGGCGTTCGCCCCCACGGTCGCGGCGGCGGCCGCCGGGGTCGGGCTGTGGGGCGCGGTCTCCGGCATTCAGGACTCCACCGTCAAGGCTCTCGTGGCGGACCTCGTGCCGACGCAGCGGCTGGCGTCGGCGTACGGCGTGTTCGCCGCAATCCAAGGCGCGCTGGCCATCGTGGGCGGCCTGGTCGTGGGGTTGCTGCTGGACCGCTCCGTCCCGGCCCTCAGCGCGGTCGTCGCCGTGGCGCAACTCGCGGCGCTGATCCTGCTCGTGCGCGCTCTCCGGTTGGCGAGCCGCGGCCGATAG